Genomic DNA from Kluyveromyces lactis strain NRRL Y-1140 chromosome C complete sequence:
ATACCGATAAAAAGCTAAACGTTCCAGGGTTTTGGCCAGATCCAGAGACTTTAAATAAGATCCCTAAGGAACCATACGAGATCAAAGCAGAGTTGGcaaggatgaagaaggaGAGACTCGAAAAGAGACTGAGattagagaagaagattgCTGAAGAATTCGGAATTGATATCGAAGcagagaaggaaaaaattAGACAAGAAGAGCTGGCTCTTAAAGCAGCACAAGAACCAGTAAAAGAAGaggaacaagaacaaggaTTGGCCTTGGATAAACCTGCTTCTTCAGAATAAATGGCTCCCAGTCCACGCATGTATATAGCTTATAGTATTGCCATATTATATCACGTTTATTATTTATAAAGTACCTTTGATAccttgatcttttttttgcGGTCACATGAGCATAACCGCTTCTCTAGAGAAAAAGACCATCTGAAAAGTGTTAGAAATTCGCATACAAAGCTTAATCCTCGAAGTGTACTTAAGGTTAACAACTCTTAAAGGAATGCACCCAGCTCTTAAGCGAAACAAACGATGACCAGATCACGTAGAAGctcaattgttcaagataTAGCTTCGAAAAATCTCGGCTCTCATGAATTACCTGTTTACACGGACGATTTGTTgcaaatattgaaaaacatAGAGCCTCATTGGAATCCAGAGCCTTTGCAAACTGCTAATCATGGAATTGACGATAAGTATAAAGAGTATTTCGATTACTTGGAACAATTGGACTCAAAAAATGGTTATTATACAAAGTTACGGGAGAAAAGCTCCAATATCGCGGGAAAACTGAGTTTAATTTTGGAAAAGTTTGAAGTTATTTCTGCTGACACCGAAGCATTCCAACTATCCACTGATCCTCTTGCAAAGAAACTACTGGACTCAGAAGACACCTATACTCAAATACAGAACGAATTACAGTATTTCCAAAATCTTGATCCGATATCGAGAAAACTCAATCATTATTCGTCGCCAAACATTGTGTTAAGGGATTCcttcaaacaaaatttcGTGAAGATAGAcgaatctttgaaatttttggaagaacACTCGGATTATCTGGAAGCTGATTCATACCGTATCAGATTTAAGCAGTGTTTAATCCGTGCCTGCTCTTTAGTCTCCGATTACTTGaataatcaaatcaaagCGATAAATACCGATATTACATTAAGGCTGAATGCAGGAGGTACACAATTGGCTGCAAACTCACAAGACGCGTTATTGTATAATAAATTCGCAACAGTGGCACCTACATACATACAGCTAATCGGGACAATAAGCGAACATGCGCGATATGATGAGATAGAATCAGTACTTAAGGATTGTGTCTCAACGTACTTCAATTCTCGTGCAAGGCTTTTAAAGAATTCCATCTGGCTTCAATTAAACCAAACCATAGTTCGCTCCAATCAAACTGTGAAATTTATCCAAGACAATTTATTGTACTTTGAAAACCTGGCACATAGAGAATTCAATCTATTTTCTCAATTCTACCCTATTAACGAAGACATCGAAACTAGTTTCAACGAATGGTGCATGGAGCTATTTGAACCTCTCTATGATTGTGTTAGAACTAGGATACTTAGAGAAACATCAATTTCCACTATTT
This window encodes:
- the PET100 gene encoding Pet100p (similar to uniprot|P38958 Saccharomyces cerevisiae YDR079W PET100 Chaperone that specifically facilitates the assembly of cytochrome c oxidase located in the mitochondrial inner membrane) is translated as MRWRLPFKYTRAQLEVFRFGFCLLAPVAVMYYIGTDTDKKLNVPGFWPDPETLNKIPKEPYEIKAELARMKKERLEKRLRLEKKIAEEFGIDIEAEKEKIRQEELALKAAQEPVKEEEQEQGLALDKPASSE
- the COG3 gene encoding Golgi transport complex subunit COG3 (similar to uniprot|P40094 Saccharomyces cerevisiae YER157W COG3 Essential component of the conserved oligomeric Golgi complex (Cog1p through Cog8p) a cytosolic tethering complex that functions in protein trafficking to mediate fusion of transport vesicles to Golgi compartments) codes for the protein MTRSRRSSIVQDIASKNLGSHELPVYTDDLLQILKNIEPHWNPEPLQTANHGIDDKYKEYFDYLEQLDSKNGYYTKLREKSSNIAGKLSLILEKFEVISADTEAFQLSTDPLAKKLLDSEDTYTQIQNELQYFQNLDPISRKLNHYSSPNIVLRDSFKQNFVKIDESLKFLEEHSDYLEADSYRIRFKQCLIRACSLVSDYLNNQIKAINTDITLRLNAGGTQLAANSQDALLYNKFATVAPTYIQLIGTISEHARYDEIESVLKDCVSTYFNSRARLLKNSIWLQLNQTIVRSNQTVKFIQDNLLYFENLAHREFNLFSQFYPINEDIETSFNEWCMELFEPLYDCVRTRILRETSISTICDSITLLNKYYQMEETSPEYKLQFQHIKIDMLFKPILKECQSRLIFRSQIYVEENINSYKPKVDSFIIRHRKTPKEAKNKANDLDEISTSFFQLDEFNSAYPPLVYGIALLSKIYQMVNSTVFDDIAHTIVHDCIMSLKKAFQLVSTNATINLLDTQLSLLKNLLLLRDQIQNFDIQYISKETYLDFSGLLKGINDIRRRTISVFQMGFDTVPKIINNMVDARSELIAELRNTINGITKTAADQITKDYLSISETGDKLLEQNMEVRKSIEINLVSIFDQISNFITNDEVKSHLVDAIQQEVVSRYASYYETLADSAKIDSQKLSEIMYIDVFQNFINNETAKLLAKP